One window of the Notolabrus celidotus isolate fNotCel1 chromosome 23, fNotCel1.pri, whole genome shotgun sequence genome contains the following:
- the si:dkey-185m8.2 gene encoding trichohyalin, whose protein sequence is MATTAESCSPDIVVESDYLARCTEEVLLPFFTDESLQATMDSQHPQLVRSMPPPTLSELRLVLLGRKGAGKSAAGNTILGVIGGFESGKPTEECVKRRADVAGRKVTAVDTPGWEWYYPLNSTPNWVRKETLRSVSLCPPGPHAVLLVVRACAAVTEDYIREMEEHLEPLGKRVWEHTMLLFTRGDELGLVSMEQRILMSGKALQGLLRKCGNRYHVVDNRGRGDGTQVKELIRKLEEMVEKKGGSCHLEMDNTCLLGLEADGKRRARERRKKQRQMEEQVQRGTIKAALMSDGLQGSELDAHQSFSKSPRRLPEVRLVLLGERETGKSSAGNTILGKLGVFQSEEVTEECNRQQAEVAMRMVTVVDTPGWEGGIAGATPERVKREIVNSVALCPPGPHALLLTLRVDTVVSAGHVKEHLELLGEGVWRHIMLLFTHGDQLREGVDIEQRIQGGGKDLQWLLEKCRGRYHVISSLDGGQGRGNGGSSVVGDLLHKVEKMAAMNRCEAFSGMVQDVRDLSRQRNEKFNQRFKEIGDKMQRQEVELKNMREREIKSLRRIFDWTKKIKSPGKADIQKEEEEDEDKRIGERRSDYGDLEERMRWLTQDKEREIQDLSIENDRIRVALSQSGKEKDKAMLNLELKEREIEEMQERLEEQQLKLVDLERAGAENEHESKQREEEWTRQERKLVENMQMMREEKAEWVQKVESLKTEMDRRKGHYVETLEKKAEEKSKEMEELKEKLTSEMNTKLLKKEKEMEEVRKKASEEKQKILDGEAEYKRNVQRKLEEMKSQHEKERERNMHEKEREREGMKKNHQEEIDKMGERMEGMKVQHQKEMEKKEKYHKEILNRVKQQHENEMRDMQGRKEKEIAEIKESFAKATEEQMEAKKREISELEENYFVQTEGIMQENEKEKERICLDYKKEIAQIMTVKENEVEVLKLQHQDEMTRKMNEKEKLREVREAEHKEEVEKMLKEKKEEVERVQQQCSDQMKDLEKVREREMEKLSRQFSEETEKQSQGRRREIRELEQKFDAQMKEKMQENEKQRELMNENHEKYILEQMQEKERETEELKHHHVEEIKERMEESEREKERIVVNLKKEMEQELELKEKEIEEIKGSVEEMKEKLQLKEEKERENVKEMTEMEQRLKRKEQEVEENLRQKEEKEIEYLKYRREMEQKLQEREKEIEEMKEKLKGLDEQLRESLNHKKQMEQKLEEKERVVEKLNQHIKDVDEILQRKEEERGETILSQKREAEQRLQDKEREMEEMKQQLLNDMERNVKDKEGEMEEMKQQLLNDMERNVKEKEREMEEMKQQLLNDMERNVKDKEREMEEMKQQLLNDMERNVKDKEREMEEMKQQLLNDMERNVKEKEREIESLKQRADSKETRWREEQKKKDEETEKEVTRLLEIVEKKTEDTTQAQSLLQERDRKLESTSANYLKEIKELEESKKIQIASLIEEQTEKGRKTEAEMMEKLREKDEELAKVRQREQENEREIVQLRLTMEQTKSELKELTDRMEKEMTNMIQEYEKEIAQRNEDIESMEKDAKEKFVESQQRVEELQEQNEKMRKETDNLKVKCEELTRETGCLLEERDKEVREVKDVNDKLRVQKDEAERQMNERMEKQSELRFKDREAEEEFLRREEVVKEREQVLSKNEEELNKRLHELDAKDEDLVKRKEMLERKEQELKKWKANLEKLHKDQEERSKFESMRAENVKKKERELDSLLRALEGKQEELSSHGQDLQRKVKGLKDHGKELKDRESSLLNEEQQLLNWKSVLHSQKDHVNSTTQELDEMRRDLALLKEELRNKEGNLRASFEKLRKWEENLQEREERLDESDSANEQFEVESSEDSLHLMHQRISESRGKGRGRESDRGDNMKDKEETTLSSAKSNNCHVETSKETQITEEKEGTRVREVETRKKQSRKGSGVSEILQDLQFLSASHQSSSKNKEPLGLDLRVLVLGETWSSCSPSGVSILCGETPTLNCSSVRSWRGQIAGQSLEVIEPLGLKWRDGPDPTDPVQKKNIRESISRCPPGPHVVLLLMPAFLNCTQKYRKAVEEHVGLLGEGIWQRTMVLFTWGEVLGDSAEQHILRNGELMRLVEQCQGGYHVITSKKNNSMVEQLLVKMEDIMDLNGRV, encoded by the exons ATGGCCACGACTGCTGAGAGCTGCAGTCCTGATATTGTCGTGGAGAGTG ATTATCTGGCACGTTGCACCGAGGAAGTTCTTCTCCCTTTCTTCACGGATGAAAGTCTGCAGGCCACCATGGACTCGCAACACCCTCAACTCGTCCGCAGCATGCCTCCACCCACTCTCTCAGAACTTAGACTGGTCCTTCTGGGTCGCAAAGGGGCCGGAAAGAGCGCTGCGGGCAACACCATTCTGGGTGTAATCGGAGGGTTTGAGAGCGGGAAGCCGACAGAGGAGTGTGTGAAAAGGCGAGCAGATGTGGCGGGAAGAAAAGTCACGGCTGTGGATACTCCAGGGTGGGAGTGGTACTACCCGCTCAACAGCACCCCCAACTGGGTGAGGAAAGAAACTTTACGGAGTGTGTCGCTGTGTCCTCCTGGACCCCATGCTGTGCTTCTGGTCGTGCGAGCATGTGCTGCAGTTACAGAGGACTACATTAGGGAGATGGAGGAGCACCTGGAGCCGCTGGGGAAAAGAGTTTGGGAGCATACAATGCTGCTGTTCACCAGGGGAGACGAACTAGGCCTGGTGTCCATGGAGCAACGAATTCTGATGAGCGGCAAAGCACTCCAGGGACTTCTCAGAAAGTGTGGGAACAGATATCATGTTGTGGATAACCGAGGCAGAGGAGATGGGACACAAGTGAAAGAGCTGATAAGGAAGCTGGAGGAGATGGTGGAGAAGAAGGGCGGGAGCTGTCATTTGGAGATGGATAACACGTGTTTGTTGGGACTGGAGGCTGACGGGAAGAGGAGAgcaagggagaggaggaagaaacaaaGGCAAATGGAGGAGCAAGTGCAACGGGGGACCATCAAAGCTGCTCtgatga GCGATGGTCTCCAGGGCTCGGAGCTGGATGCCCACCAGTCGTTCTCCAAGTCTCCTCGCCGTCTCCCTGAGGTCAGACTGGTTCTCCTGGGCGAGCGTGAAACAGGGAAGAGTTCTGCTGGGAACACCATCCTGGGAAAACTGGGCGTCTTCCAGTCCGAAGAGGTGACAGAGGAGTGCAACCGTCAGCAAGCGGAGGTGGCCATGCGGATGGTGACGGTGGTGGACACTCCAGGTTGGGAGGGAGGCATCGCAGGTGCCACACCTGAGAGGGTGAAGAGGGAGATCGTTAACAGTGTGGCCTTGTGTCCTCCAGGGCCTCATGCACTCTTGTTGACTCTGAGGGTGGATACAGTGGTGAGTGCGGGACATGTGAAGGAACATCTGGAGCTTCTGGGCGAGGGCGTATGGCGACACATTATGTTGTTGTTCACCCACGGGGATCAGCTTCGAGAGGGTGTGGATATCGAGCAGCGCATCCAAGGAGGAGGCAAGGACCTCCAGTGGCTGCTGGAGAAGTGCAGGGGAAGGTACCACGTCATCAGCAGCTTAGATGGAGGACAAGGAAGAGGAAATGGAGGCTCCAGTGTGGTCGGAGACCTTTTGCACAAGGTGGAAAAGATGGCCGCCATGAACAGGTGCGAGGCTTTCTCTGGTATGGTACAAGACGTTAGAGATCTGAGCCGTCAAAGGAACGAGAAGTTCAACCAGCGCTTTAAGGAGATAGGAGATAAAATGCAACGCCAGGAGGTGGAGTTAAAGaacatgagagagagggagattaaAAGCCTTAGGAGGATTTTTGATTGGACGAAGAAAATTAAATCACCAGGGAAAGCAGATATTcagaaggaagaagaggaggatgaggacaaGAGGATTGGGGAAAGGAGGAGTGATTATGGGGATCTGGAGGAAAGGATGCGATGGCTTACAcaggataaagagagagaaattcaGGATCTGAGCATAGAGAATGACAGAATCCGTGTTGCATTAAGCCAGagtggaaaagaaaaggataaggCAATGCTAAACCTGGAgctaaaagaaagagagatagaggagatgcAAGAAAGACTcgaggagcagcagctgaagTTGGTCGACCTTGAACGTGCCGGTGCAGAAAATGAACATGAgagtaaacagagagaggaagagtggaCGAGGCAGGAGAGGAAACTGGTAGAAAACATGCAGATGATGAGGGAAGAGAAGGCAGAGTGGGTGCAAAAAGTTGAGTCTTTGAAGACAGAAatggacagaaggaaaggacactATGTTGAAACTCTGGagaaaaaagcagaagagaaaAGTAAAGAGATGGAAGAGTTAAAAGAAAAGCTGACATCAGAGATGAACACAAAGCTGCttaagaaagagaaggagatggAAGAAGTGAGAAAGAAAGCCTCGGAGGAAAAGCAGAAAATCCTTGATGGTGAGGCAGAATATAAGAGAAATGTGCAGAGGAAACTGGAAGAGATGAAATCACAacatgagaaagagagagagagaaacatgcatgagaaagagagagagagagagggcatgAAAAAGAATCATCAGGAAGAGATAGACAAAATGGGAGAACGGATGGAAGGAATGAAAGTTCAACACcaaaaagaaatggaaaaaaaagaaaagtaccaCAAAGAAATCTTGAACAGAGTCAAACAGCagcatgaaaatgaaatgagagACATgcagggaagaaaagaaaaagagatcgCAGAGATTAAAGAGAGTTTTGCAAAAGCAACGGAGGAACAAATGGaagcaaagaaaagagagatatCAGAGCTAgaggaaaattattttgttcAAACAGAAGGAATCATGCAGgagaatgaaaaagagaaagaaaggatctGTCTGGATTACAAGAAAGAGATTGCACAAATAATGACAGTGAAGGAAAACGAGGTAGAAGTGTTGAAACTGCAGCATCAGGATGAAATGacaagaaaaatgaatgaaaaggaGAAACTACGAGAGGTGAGGGAAGCTGAACACAAGGAGGAAGTAGAGAAAAtgttgaaagagaagaaggaagaggTAGAAAGAGTCCAACAACAGTGCAGTGATCAAATGAAGGACTtggagaaagtgagagaaagagagatggaaaagCTGAGTCGACAGTTTTCAGAAGAAACTGAGAAACAATCGCAGGGAAGACGACGAGAGATAAGAGAGTTAGAGCAAAAGTTTGACGCCCAAATGAAAGAGAAGAtgcaagaaaatgaaaaacagagagaactgATGAATGAAAATCATGAAAAGTACATTTTGGAACAGAtgcaagagaaagaaagggaaacagaGGAGTTGAAACATCATCATGTTGAGGAAATCAAGGAAAGAATGGAAGAAAGTGAGAGGGAAAAAGAAAGGATTGTTGTGAATCTGAAGAAAGAGATGGAGCAGGAACTggagttaaaagaaaaagaaatagagGAGATTAAAGGGAGTgttgaagaaatgaaagaaaagctgcaactaaaggaggagaaagaaagagagaacgTAAAGGAAATGACAGAAATGGAGCAACGGCTGAAAAGAAAGGAACAGGAGGTCGAGGAAAATCTGCgacaaaaagaggagaaggaaattgaatatttgaaatacaggagagagatggagcagAAACtacaggaaagagagaaagaaatagaaGAGATGAAAGAGAAGTTAAAAGGACTCGATGAACAGTTGAGAGAGAGTTTAAATCACAAGAAACAGATGGAGCAGAAGctggaagaaaaggagagagtggTAGAGAAATTAAATCAACATATCAAGGACGTTGATGAAATCctgcaaagaaaggaagaagagagaggagaaactaTTCTTAGTCAAAAGAGAGAGGCAGAACAAAGGCttcaagataaagaaagagagatggaggagatgaaacagcAGCTTTTGAACGACATGGAGAGGAACGTCAAAGAcaaagaaggagagatggaggagatgaaacagcAGCTTTTAAACGACATGGAGAGGAACgtcaaagagaaggaaagagagatggaggagatgaaacagcAGCTTTTAAACGACATGGAGAGGAACGTCAAAGACAAAGAAcgagagatggaggagatgaaacagcAGCTTTTAAACGACATGGAGAGGAACGTCAAAGACAAAGAAcgagagatggaggagatgaaacagcagcttttaaatGACATGGAGAGGAACgtcaaagagaaggaaagagagattgAAAGTTTGAAACAACGGGCCGACTCGAAGGAAACAAGATGGAGGgaagagcaaaagaaaaaggatgaagagacagaaaaggagGTGACCCGCCTACTGGAGATCGTtgagaagaaaacagaagacaCAACACAAGCGCAAAGTCTTCtccaggagagagacaggaagttagAAAGTACAAGTGCCAACTACTTAAAAGAAATCAAAGAGCTGGAAGAAAGCAAGAAAATCCAAATCGCCAGTTTGATCGAGGAACAAACAGAGAAGGGGAGGAAGACAGAAGCTGAAATGATGGAGAAACTCAGAGAGAAAGACGAGGAACTCGCAAAagtgaggcagagagagcaagagaacGAGAGAGAAATCGTCCAACTGAGGCTAACTATGGAGCAGACGAAGTCCGAGCTGAAGGAGCTCACCGACAGGATGGAAAAAGAGATGACGAACATGATTCAGGAGTACGAAAAGGAGATAGCTCAAAGAAACGAGGACATAGAATCCATGGAAAAAGACGCCAAAGAGAAATTTGTGGAGAGTCaacagagagtggaggagctgcaggaacaaAATGAGAAGATGAGAAAAGAGACGGACAATCTCAAAGTCAAATGTGAGGAGCTAACGAGAGAAACAGGGTGTCTCTtggaagaaagagacaaagaggtcAGGGAGGTAAAGGATGTAAATGACAAACTTAGAGTACAGAAAgatgaggcagagaggcagatgaATGAAAGGATGGAGAAACAAAGTGAGTTAAGATTTAAAGACAGGGAGGCGGAAGAAGAGTTCTTGCGAAGGGAGGAAGTTGTCAAGGAAAGGGAACAAGTCCTGAGTAAAAACGAAGAGGAGCTGAACAAACGACTTCATGAACTTGATGCAAAAGATGAAGACCTTGTCAAAAGAAAGGAAATGCTGGAACGTAAGGAACAAGAGCTCAAAAAATGGAAGGCAAATCTAGAAAAACTGCACAAGGATCAAGAGGAAAGAAGTAAATTCGAGAGCATGCGAGCAGAAAATGTCAAGAAAAAGGAAAGGGAACTGGACAGTCTTCTCAGAGCTCTCGAGGGCAAACAGGAAGAGCTGAGCTCTCACGGTCAGGATCTCCAGAGGAAGGTAAAAGGCCTGAAAGATCACGGGAAGGAGCTGAAAGACAGGGAGAGCTCGTTACTGAATGAAGAGCAACAGCTGCTCAACTGGAAGTCTGTGTTGCACTCGCAAAAAGATCACGTGAACTCCACGACACAAGAGTTGGATGAGATGAGGAGAGACTTGGCTTTGCTGAAGGAGGAACTTCGCAACAAGGAGGGAAACTTGAGAGCGTCTTTTGAGAAACTGAGAAAATGGGAAGAGAATCTCCAGGAACGAGAGGAGAGGTTGGACGAAAGTGATTCAGCGAACGAACAATTTGAAGTTGAGAGCTCGGAGGACAGCTTGCATTTGATGCACCAACGGATCAGTGAGAGCAGAGGAAAGGGAAGAGGAAGGGAGTCGGACAGGGGAGACAACATGAAAGATAAGGAGGAAACCACAttgtcatctgcaaagagcaatAACTGTCACGTTGAAACCTCAAAAGAGACGCAGATAACAGAGGAAAAGGAAGGAACAAGAGTAAGAGAAGTAGAgacaagaaagaaacaaagcagaaaggGTTCAGGAGTGTCAGAGATCCTTCAGgatttacagtttttatctgCAAGTCACCAAAGCAGCTCGAAAAATAAAGAGCCTCTGGGTTTAGATCTAAGGGTGTTGGTGTTAGGGGAGACCTGGTCCTCCTGCTCCCCGTCTGGAGTCAGCATCCTGTGTGGAGAAACGCCCACACTCAACTGTTCTTCCGTCAGATCTTGGAGGGGTCAGATAGCTGGACAGAGTCTTGAAGTCATAGAACCTCTAGGTCTGAAGTGGCGAGACGGGCCAGATCCAACTGACCCagtccaaaagaaaaacattcgtGAGAGCATCTCTCGGTGTCCCCCAGGACCCCACGTAGTCCTCCTACTCATGCCAGCATTCCTGAACTGCACACAAAAGTACAGGAAAGCGGTGGAGGAGCATGTGGGTCTTCTCGGTGAGGGAATTTGGCAACGCACAATGGTGCTGTTCACGTGGGGGGAAGTTTTAGGCGATAGCGCAGAGCAGCACATCCTGAGGAACGGGGAACTGATGAGGCTTGTAGAGCAGTGTCAGGGTGGGTATCACGTGATCACCAGCAAGAAAAACAACTCTATGGTTGAGCAATTATTGGTGAAGATGGAGGATATTATGGATCTGAACGGCAGGGTGTAG